From a single Flavobacterium sp. genomic region:
- a CDS encoding pre-peptidase C-terminal domain-containing protein, with amino-acid sequence MFKNIKTNIFDLLVLLFTLKYLFLIQDTNKFISLSEIVVYITILAVIVQKICSNTKTELVRIASNPFFKHIKICCVLFVLVFFSNDLIAQGTTCSTATPLTINGACVAGTINDSTQDTPIASGCSFNTFRREGWYSFTVTGGPLNITITADAANRDLFLQLISSSNNTCGGTLTQINCANATQTNGAQTETITSILANGTYYIKVINNRNNNDMILNSICVTSFADDCNNAIPLTLNTSSCSYSNYTTVGATDSTSPSIPPMPGCASYTGGDVWFSFVVPANGKVTIDTQSGGLTDSGMAWYTGSCSGLTLLECNDDDSANGLMSSITRTDLIPGTTIYVRFWEYSNDNQGTFGICATSPTPPVNDICSGAISLTSSTICTTTTGSTFGATDNNETGDCTQGTAEEAVWYSFVAVSTSHVVTVDGAADIDSVLGVISSCGSTVIPTGGDCIDVTFDDGIETRTLTNLTIGNTYYIQVYDYWGIKTANAFTICVTHIPPAISSLTTSSGCVGSSLVINGTNLSNATSVTIGGTAAAITANTPNSITVTVGSGTTGTVIVTTPGGSATSSNTFTVNPILYAGVSIASNDADNVICAGTSVTFTATPTNGGVAPTYQWFVNGSAVSGQTNTTFTSTTLANNNIVTVRMTSNATPCLTGSPATSSGITMTVNPVLPASVSVASNDADNTICAGTSVTFTATPTNGGTAPTYQWFVNGSAVSGQTNTTFTSTTLTNNNVVTVRMTSNAIPCLTGSSVTSTGITMIVNPIPTATISGNNGTICNNGTATFTIAGTNGAVVTYTINSGANQTITLTSGAATVTIPNVIANQTLNLVSVSLGSCTASLSNSLTVTVGAVATWNGTTWSPTRPAANMGIVFNGTYTTSGTIEGCNCTINSGNVTIASGDTMLLSNELIVIGGTFTVENNANLIQTNNVTNSGNITYKRTSPLTVNTSDYVYWATPVSGQTVPSGWNYFWDNAASTSGNWIAASGQVLTAGKGVIMRGVGTKNFTGVPFNGEISVNVYRRAIGGYDDNWNLIGNPYPSAISADEFLGDLDNTAIEGSIAIWTHGSAISSNNPNPFYSTFTYNYNPEDYIIYNTFADQTGPSSFGGNIAAGQGFFLKYDETAPTAASSTIKFKNSMRTDASGNSYGNSQFYRSSQSIEKHRIWLDFINGGNPATSRTVVGYADLATAGKDRLFDASTTITASNAKMYSLIGMDKMSIQAKGLPFTDQETIPIGYNAPQAGNYTVAIHAVDGLFATQNIYLEDTQLNLTHDIKLAPYTFTATQGENNTRFILRFTNQTLGNEDFSNESGITVYTNDAIHIATTNQTIKSVRVYDLLGRVLETFNKVNSTSFTCDKIQKTQSTLIVKVTLENGFVKTYKIIF; translated from the coding sequence ATGTTTAAAAATATAAAAACAAACATCTTTGACTTATTAGTTCTTTTATTTACATTAAAATATTTATTCTTAATACAAGACACTAATAAATTTATTTCTCTATCTGAAATAGTAGTCTATATAACTATATTAGCTGTTATAGTACAAAAAATATGCTCAAATACAAAAACTGAGTTAGTACGAATAGCTTCTAATCCTTTTTTTAAACACATCAAAATTTGCTGTGTACTATTTGTTTTAGTATTTTTCTCAAACGATTTAATTGCGCAAGGTACAACTTGTTCAACAGCAACACCACTTACAATAAATGGTGCTTGTGTTGCAGGAACAATCAATGATTCTACACAAGATACTCCAATTGCATCTGGTTGCTCATTTAATACTTTCAGAAGAGAAGGGTGGTACTCTTTCACAGTAACAGGCGGACCACTAAACATTACTATCACAGCAGATGCTGCAAATCGTGATTTATTTCTTCAATTAATATCATCATCTAATAATACTTGTGGAGGAACTTTAACTCAAATAAATTGTGCGAATGCAACACAAACAAATGGCGCACAAACAGAAACAATAACATCGATTTTAGCCAATGGAACCTATTATATCAAAGTCATTAATAATAGAAATAACAATGATATGATTTTAAATAGTATTTGTGTAACATCATTTGCCGACGATTGCAATAATGCTATTCCTTTAACATTAAATACTAGTAGTTGTTCATATTCAAACTATACAACAGTTGGCGCTACAGATTCAACATCACCATCCATACCTCCTATGCCAGGATGTGCTAGTTATACAGGTGGAGATGTTTGGTTTAGTTTTGTTGTGCCTGCAAATGGAAAAGTTACAATAGACACTCAATCAGGAGGATTAACTGACAGTGGAATGGCTTGGTATACAGGCTCCTGTAGTGGATTAACATTACTAGAGTGTAACGATGACGATAGTGCAAATGGGCTAATGTCAAGCATCACTAGAACTGATTTAATCCCAGGAACTACTATTTATGTTCGCTTTTGGGAATACTCAAACGATAATCAAGGTACATTCGGAATTTGTGCTACTTCACCTACACCCCCTGTCAATGACATTTGTTCAGGAGCAATTTCTTTAACTTCAAGTACTATTTGCACAACAACTACAGGCTCTACTTTTGGAGCTACAGACAATAACGAAACAGGGGATTGTACTCAAGGTACAGCTGAAGAAGCTGTATGGTACAGTTTTGTGGCAGTTTCTACCAGTCACGTTGTGACCGTTGACGGCGCAGCAGATATAGATTCTGTACTCGGGGTTATTTCTAGTTGTGGATCAACTGTAATACCAACTGGTGGAGATTGTATTGATGTAACATTTGATGACGGTATAGAAACAAGAACTCTAACAAACTTAACAATAGGAAACACATATTACATTCAAGTTTATGATTATTGGGGAATTAAAACAGCTAATGCATTTACAATTTGTGTGACTCATATACCACCTGCTATTTCAAGTTTAACTACTTCAAGCGGCTGTGTTGGATCCTCTTTAGTTATCAATGGAACTAATTTATCTAACGCAACATCTGTAACAATAGGCGGAACAGCCGCTGCCATAACTGCAAATACACCAAACTCAATAACGGTTACTGTAGGGTCTGGTACTACAGGCACGGTGATAGTTACAACCCCTGGAGGTTCTGCAACATCATCAAACACTTTTACAGTAAACCCAATTTTATATGCTGGTGTAAGTATCGCTTCGAATGATGCAGATAATGTCATTTGCGCAGGCACAAGTGTAACATTTACGGCTACGCCAACAAATGGTGGAGTAGCACCAACCTATCAATGGTTTGTTAATGGTTCCGCAGTTAGTGGACAAACAAACACAACATTCACTTCTACAACTTTAGCAAACAATAATATAGTAACAGTTAGAATGACTTCTAATGCAACACCCTGTTTAACAGGTTCGCCAGCAACTTCTTCTGGAATTACTATGACAGTAAACCCTGTTTTACCTGCTAGTGTAAGTGTTGCTTCGAATGATGCAGACAATACCATTTGTGCAGGTACAAGTGTAACATTTACGGCTACGCCAACAAATGGTGGAACAGCTCCAACCTATCAATGGTTTGTTAATGGTTCCGCAGTTAGCGGACAAACAAACACAACATTCACTTCTACAACTTTAACAAATAACAATGTAGTAACAGTTAGAATGACTTCTAATGCAATACCTTGTTTAACTGGTTCATCTGTAACTTCTACTGGAATTACTATGATTGTAAATCCAATTCCAACTGCAACTATTTCAGGAAATAATGGAACTATTTGTAACAACGGAACGGCAACTTTTACTATAGCAGGTACAAACGGGGCTGTAGTTACTTATACAATTAATAGTGGGGCTAACCAAACAATAACATTAACGAGTGGTGCAGCAACGGTAACTATTCCAAATGTTATTGCAAATCAAACTTTAAATTTAGTTTCGGTTAGTTTAGGATCTTGTACCGCTTCATTAAGTAACTCATTAACTGTAACTGTTGGTGCTGTTGCAACATGGAATGGAACGACTTGGTCTCCTACAAGACCAGCTGCTAATATGGGAATCGTTTTTAACGGAACGTATACTACCTCAGGAACAATTGAAGGATGTAATTGCACAATTAACTCAGGAAATGTAACGATTGCTTCTGGTGACACTATGTTACTTAGTAATGAATTAATTGTGATTGGTGGAACATTTACTGTAGAAAACAATGCGAATTTAATTCAAACGAACAATGTGACAAATAGTGGTAATATTACTTATAAAAGAACTTCGCCACTAACGGTTAATACTTCAGATTATGTTTACTGGGCAACACCTGTGAGCGGTCAAACTGTCCCAAGTGGATGGAATTATTTTTGGGATAATGCAGCCAGCACAAGTGGAAATTGGATTGCTGCTTCAGGACAAGTATTAACAGCTGGAAAAGGAGTTATTATGAGAGGTGTAGGTACTAAAAACTTTACAGGTGTGCCTTTTAACGGTGAAATTTCAGTAAATGTGTACAGGCGTGCAATTGGAGGTTATGACGACAATTGGAATTTAATAGGTAACCCTTACCCTTCTGCAATTAGTGCTGATGAGTTTTTAGGAGATCTTGACAATACAGCTATTGAAGGTTCAATTGCTATATGGACTCATGGTTCAGCAATTTCAAGTAATAATCCAAACCCTTTTTATAGTACTTTTACGTACAATTATAATCCAGAAGATTATATTATTTATAACACATTTGCTGATCAAACTGGACCTAGTTCATTTGGTGGAAATATTGCAGCAGGACAAGGGTTCTTCTTAAAATATGATGAAACTGCACCAACGGCAGCTTCAAGCACCATCAAATTTAAAAACAGTATGCGTACAGATGCTAGTGGTAATAGCTATGGAAACTCACAATTCTATCGTTCTTCACAAAGCATTGAGAAACACCGCATTTGGTTAGATTTTATTAATGGTGGTAATCCTGCAACTTCAAGAACTGTTGTAGGGTATGCAGATCTTGCTACTGCAGGTAAAGACCGCTTATTTGATGCTTCAACCACTATAACAGCAAGTAATGCAAAAATGTATTCATTAATTGGTATGGATAAAATGAGTATTCAAGCTAAAGGGCTACCATTTACAGATCAAGAAACGATTCCAATAGGATATAATGCACCTCAAGCAGGCAATTATACTGTGGCCATTCATGCAGTTGACGGATTGTTTGCTACACAAAATATTTATTTAGAAGATACTCAATTAAATCTTACACATGATATCAAACTAGCACCTTATACATTTACAGCAACACAAGGTGAAAACAATACACGTTTCATTTTACGATTTACAAATCAAACATTAGGAAACGAAGATTTCTCCAATGAAAGTGGAATCACTGTGTATACGAATGATGCAATTCATATAGCTACAACAAATCAAACTATTAAATCAGTTAGAGTATATGATTTATTAGGAAGAGTTTTAGAAACTTTTAATAAGGTAAATTCAACTTCATTTACTTGTGATAAAATTCAAAAAACGCAAAGTACACTAATTGTCAAAGTAACTTTAGAAAATGGTTTTGTAAAAACATATAAAATAATTTTCTAA
- a CDS encoding DUF5522 domain-containing protein, with protein MNNDINPNNLKEGEDFYYTSEGYKCFTEKYHLKRGYCCKSGCRHCPYGFDKKTEKNKK; from the coding sequence ATGAATAACGATATAAATCCGAATAATTTAAAAGAAGGGGAAGATTTCTATTATACCTCTGAAGGATACAAATGTTTTACCGAAAAATATCACTTAAAAAGAGGTTATTGCTGCAAAAGCGGTTGCCGACATTGTCCGTATGGATTTGATAAAAAAACGGAGAAAAATAAAAAATAA
- a CDS encoding urocanate hydratase translates to MTFQEQILQGIPSVLPNPKPYETEINHAPNRKEILSDEEKKLALKNALRYFDSKHHAELLPEFKAELECYGRIYMYRLRPDYKMYARPISEYPGKCEQAKAIMLMIQNNLDYAVAQHPHELITYGGNGAVFQNWAQYLLTMQYLAEMTDEQTLAMYSGHPMGLFPSHKEAPRVVVTNGMVIPNYSKPDDWEKMNALGVSQYGQMTAGSYMYIGPQGIVHGTTITVLNGFRKIKKAPKGGLFVTSGLGGMSGAQPKAGNIAGCVTVCAEVNPKITHIRHSQGWINEVVENIDELVPRVKKALENNEVVSIAYLGNVVDVWERFDQENLHIDLGSDQTSLHNPWAGGYYPIGYTFEESNNLMANHPEKFKEEVQKTLRRHAAAINKHTAKGTYFFDYGNAFLLEASRAGADVFAKNHIDFKYNSYVQDIMGPMCFDYGFGPFRWVCASGDPADLAKTDKIACDVLEEMMKNSPEEIQQQMADNIQWIKGAQENKLVVGSQARILYADAEGRIKIAEAFNQAIARGEIGYVILGRDHHDVSGTDSPYRETSNIYDGSRYTADMAIQNVIGDSFRGATWVSIHNGGGVGWGEVINGGFGMVIDGSKEASKRLESMLFWDVNNGISRRSWARNEGAIFAIKRAMETQPLLKVTIPNIVEEQLFDF, encoded by the coding sequence ATGACGTTTCAAGAACAAATATTACAAGGAATTCCTTCGGTTTTACCAAATCCAAAACCGTATGAAACAGAAATAAATCATGCACCAAATCGAAAAGAAATTCTTTCTGATGAAGAAAAAAAATTAGCCTTAAAAAATGCTTTACGCTATTTTGATTCTAAACATCACGCTGAATTACTTCCGGAATTTAAAGCCGAATTAGAATGTTACGGAAGAATTTACATGTATCGTTTACGTCCTGATTACAAAATGTACGCACGACCAATTTCGGAATATCCTGGAAAATGTGAACAAGCGAAAGCCATTATGTTAATGATTCAAAACAATTTGGATTATGCGGTGGCACAACATCCACATGAGTTGATTACTTATGGTGGAAACGGAGCTGTTTTTCAAAATTGGGCACAGTATTTATTGACTATGCAATATTTAGCAGAAATGACTGATGAGCAAACTTTAGCTATGTATTCTGGTCATCCAATGGGATTATTTCCTTCACATAAAGAAGCTCCAAGAGTTGTAGTTACTAATGGAATGGTAATCCCAAATTATTCAAAACCAGATGATTGGGAGAAAATGAATGCTTTAGGTGTATCGCAATACGGGCAAATGACTGCAGGAAGTTATATGTATATTGGTCCGCAAGGAATTGTTCATGGAACAACAATCACCGTTTTAAACGGATTTAGAAAAATAAAAAAAGCTCCAAAAGGCGGATTATTTGTAACCTCAGGACTTGGAGGAATGAGTGGTGCTCAGCCAAAAGCTGGAAATATTGCAGGCTGCGTAACCGTTTGTGCTGAAGTAAATCCTAAAATCACACACATTCGTCATTCACAAGGATGGATTAATGAAGTAGTTGAAAATATAGACGAACTGGTACCAAGAGTTAAAAAAGCGCTTGAAAATAATGAAGTAGTTTCTATTGCTTATTTAGGAAATGTAGTTGATGTATGGGAACGTTTTGATCAAGAAAATCTTCATATAGATTTAGGTTCTGATCAAACTTCTTTGCATAATCCATGGGCTGGAGGTTATTATCCAATCGGGTACACTTTTGAAGAGTCAAATAATTTAATGGCTAATCATCCTGAAAAATTCAAGGAAGAAGTTCAAAAAACATTGCGTCGTCATGCTGCAGCAATTAATAAACACACCGCAAAAGGAACCTATTTCTTTGATTACGGAAATGCATTTTTACTTGAAGCTTCTCGTGCTGGAGCCGATGTATTTGCTAAAAACCACATCGATTTCAAATACAATAGTTACGTACAAGACATTATGGGACCTATGTGTTTCGATTATGGATTTGGACCTTTCCGTTGGGTTTGTGCTTCAGGAGATCCAGCAGATTTAGCCAAAACCGACAAAATTGCCTGCGATGTTTTGGAGGAAATGATGAAAAACTCACCAGAAGAAATCCAACAACAAATGGCCGATAATATCCAATGGATAAAAGGTGCGCAAGAAAACAAATTAGTCGTAGGGTCACAAGCTAGAATTCTTTATGCTGATGCAGAGGGTCGAATTAAAATTGCAGAAGCTTTTAATCAAGCGATTGCTCGTGGCGAAATTGGCTATGTAATTTTAGGTAGAGATCATCACGACGTTTCTGGAACGGATTCTCCTTATAGAGAAACCTCCAACATTTATGATGGTTCACGCTACACTGCAGATATGGCTATACAAAATGTAATTGGAGATAGTTTCCGTGGAGCTACATGGGTTTCTATCCACAATGGAGGTGGCGTTGGCTGGGGCGAAGTAATTAATGGTGGTTTTGGTATGGTTATTGATGGAAGTAAAGAAGCATCTAAACGATTAGAGTCGATGCTTTTCTGGGATGTAAACAACGGAATTTCAAGAAGAAGTTGGGCTAGAAACGAAGGAGCTATTTTTGCAATAAAAAGAGCCATGGAGACGCAACCTTTATTAAAAGTTACCATCCCTAATATAGTGGAAGAGCAATTGTTTGATTTTTAG
- a CDS encoding DUF4136 domain-containing protein: MKTLKLLSILLIATLASCSSVRVNADYDKKATFVNYKTYAYLKSGIDKAEISDLDKKRILYSIDEIMTKKGFSKSENPDVLISIFTKERERVDVYNNMGFGWGWNPYWGMGMGYTNVTTTPEGTLFIDLIDAKTKELVWQGEGSGYLTKNTEKKDARIMEFVSKILEQYPPK; the protein is encoded by the coding sequence ATGAAAACATTAAAATTACTTTCGATACTTCTAATTGCAACTTTAGCATCTTGTAGTTCAGTTAGAGTAAATGCCGATTACGATAAAAAAGCAACTTTTGTAAATTACAAAACCTATGCTTATTTAAAAAGCGGAATTGATAAGGCTGAAATTTCTGATTTAGACAAGAAAAGGATTCTTTATTCAATTGATGAAATTATGACAAAAAAAGGGTTTAGCAAATCTGAAAACCCTGATGTTCTAATTAGTATTTTTACTAAAGAAAGAGAACGTGTTGATGTATACAACAACATGGGATTTGGTTGGGGCTGGAATCCTTATTGGGGAATGGGTATGGGTTACACAAATGTAACTACCACTCCCGAAGGAACACTTTTTATCGATTTAATTGACGCAAAAACAAAAGAGTTAGTTTGGCAAGGAGAAGGTAGCGGCTATCTTACTAAAAATACAGAAAAAAAAGACGCTCGAATTATGGAGTTTGTTTCAAAGATATTAGAGCAATATCCTCCAAAATAA